From Pseudochaenichthys georgianus chromosome 15, fPseGeo1.2, whole genome shotgun sequence:
AAGGAAAGATGTCCTGGAGAGTGGAAGTGGAGCCTCCAGAGGACATGGATGAGACTGACTACGACATCGACCCAGAGATGAAGATTTGGAAAAGCATGACAGGCGGGCAGGAAGAACAGCCCCTAAAGGCAGAAGAAGACTTGGATGAGCTGTACCATCCTTCAGTGGTAGATCTCCTCAAAGTTGAATTTCAAAACCGTGATGCCCTCCCTGCTGCCGACATCCAGGCTGATCCCTGGCAGGAGGTTGCCAACTTGAATCAGGAACCAGAAGAGGATAAAGACGACGTCGACCACCCTGGTTTCGGTGAGGCGGCACCAAACGAGCCTGAGCAGGACTGGGACGAGGTCTACCACAGAGTGAGCGAGGAGCTGGCTGGATATCTCGCTTCACTGGTGGCcggaaacaaacctgttgcaGAGATCCGTGTTTCACACTCTGAACCAGAGAAGGACGAGCTGTATCACCACCACGACCAGGGTTCACCTGCGCAGAAGGAGCTGCTGAGCCGTGAGGTCGCGGGTGAAAGTGAGGTCAGAGTTCACTTTCAGCCAGAGGAGGACATGGACGACTTGTACCACAAAGACCTCCTGAAGCTCATCCCTCACCCGGCTGATACTGAAGCTGCTGCAcccactaaccctaacccatttCAGAGGAGGCACAGCCAACCAGAGGAGGATCTGGATAATCTCTTCCACCAGTGATCCCTCTACCACAACCTCACCTGTGTAGAGCCCTCATCTCATCTCAGATACAACCTTAGCTGATGCACAGTAAATACATCAGAAGTGCTTTTTGACTTCATTAAACTGGCCTCATTAAGAATCAACTCTAAATCTCACGGTGACTTGTGTGTATTTTGTTATTTATGTGTCTATAGATACAGAGAAACATTGACAATGTAATGTACAtctaaatacagataatgttgatTTCCAAGACTCACTCGTTGATAGTTCAagtaattattaaaaaaaataatgtgtAAAGACTTATAATCAGTGTATATAAGGTACGTTTTCTAATAATGACTAGTGGTGTTGTGATAGCATTCATGGACAAGTTTATAAAGGACTCTAATGTTATAGAAAGCATTTCAAATCCTAAAGCTGCTTTCAGATGACATGTTGGTAATTACAGAGGGTTGTGCCTTTAATTGAGAGTGCAGTTTGAGAAAAGGAAGTCTTGAATTGTTAAATTCTTAAGTGTTCCTCTGTAAATGTCAGAATAGTGAAGCGTGGTTATAAAAGTGTTAAACATGGGCGAGGCTAGGAcatataaataaggttaaagGTTGGAGAAGACTATGCAACTTTAGGATATTGTGATAAATCTGAGTTGTCCTTGATCAAAAAGAAACATTAACACATGTATCAAATACTTTGTGTTTGGTTTATTGAAATGTTAGTACAACACAGAAGATATtaagaaaaatacaaaatattttcTGATCCTTCAGATGAGTATTGACTACACATTAACACAGACAAATGATTTTTTAACTCTTCCCACTTCTGGTGGAAACAGAACAAatttgaaaaaatgtaaatggagGGGTGTGGCGCAGTAGATTGTGCGTATGTGTTCGGATAAGGCGGTCACAGGTtcgaaccccactgcagtcagcatgtcgtgtccctgggcaagacacttcaccccaaattgctcccgtggggattgtccacagtattgagcatgtaagtcgctttggataaaagcgtctaacaagtatcatgtaatgtaataaatgaTTCCTGATTAGTTCATCATTActtaaggtggggtaggtaattttggagaaaccagctcgagtgtgctagaatttgaaaatacacaaccggaaaaaaatcggccacttccttacagagcccctccaacacacacgaacgcgcatatggagtcagatttgggtcaatattctagcgcgtaaaacaagctactcacgagcggaaaatgtgcttttacacgcgcataaaatgaccctcaTGCATTTCAtgtgcgtgtaaaagcacattttccgcttgtcaaagcacttaagattttaattgctatcgggatgttaagcgcattccatggaatataacaaaaagtgtatctcgagccggtttctcaaacttacttaccccacctttaacgtgtgtatgcgtgtgtgtatcACTAAAAGGTCAGGAGAAATGACCCCCTTCTTCAGTATTAGGTTGCCGTACAGAGCCGTTTCCCTGTGTAGACGGAAATGTTTTTGCATTTTTAAAGACAGTATATAGTTTCGAATAAGTAAATCAGGTGATGCATAATGGCAATTCAGTTTCATTTTCAGGCTAGTAAACATTGAGCAAGTACTTTTGTTTTACTGCCTACAGTAGCCTATAAAGAGTTGctgatttaaaaaacaatatttttaatGAAAACGGAGAAAATACACGCTTCCTTGGCTTGTTCATAGAAAGCAAACCTTTCCACTTTCCAATAATAGTCCAATAGGACTCCAtgtaaacaaacatcaaagAAGGACTGTGTTATTCTCGTTACTAacagattaatttaatcatACCGTTGTACTGGCTTTTTTACATAAGATCCAGCCTGATTCAGGAGATCTGAGTAGGTGTACCATACATGGACTTCGAAGCATCTCTCTTTTAACAGATCCATGACTGGAGCCTGTGGAGACATTTCAGCACAGATTCAACAACATTTGACTAGTTAACAAGAGAATCCGACTGATATATGAACTCATTACTGTCATCGACACAACATTACTCAGTGGTTTTTACTTTAAATGTATGGGTCCTGTACCGGAGAGGGGACATAGATcaagaggcaagagcttcgaaGTTGCCTTCAACAGCTGTGGGATTTCCAAACCTGCACAAAGACCGGTTTGATCACATACACACTCACCCAGTGTTTTAATTTTCAGTCAGATAGAGATGTATTAACATATCAGCTCTTATTTATTTTGGACCACAAGCACAAATGGAGGATGTTGGAAAGTTTGTGTGACGTGTGGTGTAGGTAAGAGTTTGTGTTGCCAACAACGCCACCTAAGGGAGTTTCACCCCCAGGAActaactattcattataaaagaTTTACCACACAAGGAACACAGGTTCGTTTTACATAACGGGCCAGAGACAGTTTCAGTTACAGTTAACACAATTACTTTATAACAATCAATTAACTATTCTAAAAACACCAGATCCACATAATACAATCAGCTAAAAGTTCATAGGGCATAGGAGGTACAAGACAGGGCTGGGGCTTACCAGGCGGCAATAAATAAATAGGGGGGGAAGGGTCCAACTCAAAACCACCCGTGATACCGCAAACCAAACAATAGGACTTGTGAagaccaccaccaccagggacTGGGGTTGCCGCCTGAGGCCCACAGCACCTGTCTGACAAGAGGAAGATGGTTAAAACCTCCACACAGTATTACACTCAAATAaattaactaaataaataaccaaacaaacaaaaacaaatgaatGAAGGTATCCAAATAAAGTCGGTGCACCGTGGTTaatataaaataagaaaaacattATATAAACTAAATTAACAAAccaaaactagaaaatgcatttcctgcagaaaatgtgtgcatgctgtaaactgtgaacatttatggctgaatttagctgaaaatgcagaaaaagctgaatatgttattagctgaatggtagttgcttttagctaaacaaatgcagaaaaagcttaatatttaaaagaaaagtttaaaaaaaaaaggtataaacaacaacatgtatagccttgatgtcctgaaatagctgaataatgtaatagttgaatgcgttctgcagctgaaaataggctgaaggagttaaatatcatATGTAAGTAGTattgaatgaatttgtattaagatgagaaaagaaggtaaaaaggcttgggaaacttttgaactaacttgatggtgcataatctgtcgccatggcaatggcatttgatgacatcccataatactcttagatgtgttgatggctgcattgttaccaaacctgtgaagttttgggccatttcgagtattttcactgaagttatgagaaaaccgtgtttcatggtgagcattgtgttgccgtggcaacggcatttgaagaaatctcaaaactgtcacgtagatgtcttcacggctggactgttagcacacatgtgaattttgagcactttttgaacatttgcataggagttatagtgacatcatattttatgtcgctttaccgcaccgttgtgacgaaaagggagccgagccagaaggcaaagctctctgtctaccgggccattttcgttcctaccctcacctatggtcatgaaggatgggtcatgaccgaaagaacaagatcgcggatacaagcggccgagatgggttttctccgcagggtggctggtgtctcccttagggataaggtgagaagttcggtcatcagggagggactcggagttgagccgctcctccttcgcgtcgaaaggagccagttgaggtggttcgggcacctagttaggatgccacctgggcgcctccctagggaggtgttccaggcacgtccagctgggaagagaccaaggggtagacctaggaccaggtggagggattatatctcttcgctggcctgggagcgccttgggatcccccagtcagagctggttgatgtcgccagggaaaataaagtttggggctctctgctggaactgctacccccgcgacccgaccacggataagcgagAGAAGATGGATGGGATGCGTTTccagagctgttgaggcatggaccggtgatatacaagggacgattgggggacgattggactgtgtccattggacttatagcgacatcatgttttatggcgagggatccTGGGAgcgccatggaaacggcatatggtgagatctcagatttggcgtagagctcttgaggcatggaccggtgataaatgaagattgggggacgattgcaccgtgtcgattggacttacagcctcatcgtgtttcatggcgagtggtctgtcgccatggcaacgacatttgatgacaccccatactacgcttagatgcattgatggctacatcgttatcaaacctgtgaagttctgggctgtttggagtattttcactaaAGCTATATGAGGAAACcgtgtttcatttcatttcaaacctttatttatacagataaatcccattgagatcattgatctctttttcaagggagacctgctcaagtagttccacatgaaacataaaaacataaacagaacatggcgagcattgtgttgccatggcaacggcatgtgaagaaatctcaaaattgtcccgaagatgtcttcacagctggactgttgaaCAGTAGCGTGGGGTGGGGAAAAATGTAGGGGAAGCCCTCTCCCCTCCCGCACTCTCCAGCTGAAACTCTCTCGTCTTATTAATTTAAGCATTTTCTTATTAATTTATGCCAACCTCCCCCCTCCAATGCAATACCAGCCGCTCAATGCGCAGTGCAGATTCGGTAATTaataaataagaagcattcattcacaaactaaatcaggagacctttaaagtttTACGTTCACATCAAAGTATCAGTATGCGTTGTGTTGATAATGGACGAGACCCGCCAAGTCAGCGTAAAGTTAAGACGATCTCTGTTTAATGTCTGAATCTGATAACAGATAAAATGATCAGTTTTACATACATTTCCCTCAGTGACTCCTCTCATTGCTTGGAACGTTTACAAAAAGGGAAGAGGAAACGTGAGggacacaatatatacaaaaagtaAAATCACAAAGAAAGGAAATGAAAGTCCTCccaacaataaactcctgagcaCAGCTCTCCGACCTTGCCAGGTATTTAACATTCAATAAAATGAAGAAcacagaataaaataatataaaacacaatgtgtgtgattatacaaaattaaattaaataaaccccactgcatatttacatctGTTACACTAACACACACGGCAAGTGCAGCAACAGTCCTCGTCTCTGTAATTAGTTCAGTCCGTAGTCCAAAAGtaacacaaaaatataaacaatcTCATCTATTCAGCTGGTCGGGCCCTATATGGCATGCTATCTGCGGTGCTGATTTTCGGATAGCAGCACCCTGTGCTAATTAAACAACTGCAATAAAACAACTACTTCAGACTGAACACCTGCAGCTAAATCCAGGCAAGCAATGCACAATAACCAACAGAACCACATCAGAAATTGCACACATAGCTACACGGGCAGTTCAGGCAACAGGTATGCACAGAGAGAAAGGAGTGTGCATTTCACTCACCCTATTTGAAGAGGAAGGCCATTCTCCTGTCTTTCATGGTAGCGAAGTGGTCAATAACAATGTCATAGAACTTCCCAGCGGCCTTtaggcagagatggggtcgttactaaaaaaaagtaatatattacatattactttaaaaaaaagtctggtcatacaaaaccgggtgattagctacggcgatagttagtttctcctccgactttttttgaaatatagaaatgaacggcgggatatctctcccagcttagacgcggtttgattggctagcgcttcagctgtcagattttgggaaacgggatttgataggctggcgctggctactccggcgtccaggcgaccagaagttgaacaatgttcaacttctggtcgcctgggtcgcctgagacgcctcgctctgctacccacaattcagttcggcgaaaaagcgcggctacgtgacgtcaccccattgaaagtgaatgggcagcttggagcagcttggagctttcgacgctgtagtgtagacgggccgtcacTGCAAAGAGCCAGAACAGCAGGACCAGTTGTCCGAAGGTGAGCCTAGCAATTAATAGCACCCCTGAAAAGGGCACAGGTACATATGATATTATTGTGAGGCCAATTAAACACATGGATATCAATAACTGAATGTACAGGTTCCCATACCATACATACAATCTATTCAGCCACAGCATAGCACCCGAGCCGTCAGGGGAGAGGGGCTCACAGGCCATGGCAAAATCCCGCTGCcgcaataaataatataaaataagccAGGAGCCAAGTGTCAGATGATAAAGGGAGGCAGACAATGCAACTTACCAGGTGATAACAACACTGCGCCCAGGGGAGTCCTCAGCGAAGCAATTTCTCCGCCACTGCACCGGCAGTCAGATGCGCTGTCCAGATGCGAGTGTTGCGAAACGGCTGCCACGACAAACAATTCATTCGGGCCACGCCGTGCTCCAGCCACCAGCGAAGGGGTTGACACAGGTCAGAGCTGACACAGGTAAGTCACGAGCTACGCCACACCCCTGTATTTATACTTCCGGCGCGCCCAGCAGTGACAAATTCGGAGGCGCATGGCACAGTGCCGTGCAGCCGTACGGAGGGAGAAAACCTCCTGTCACATTCGCATCAGCAAGAACTAAAtgaagaaacaaaacacaaagtcTGTGAACGACTAAATGACCTACACCATTTAACACCTGTGGCATTTGTCTTCAGGTTAGTGATCCTTTGATTCTATTTAACTTGAACTTTGGTTAGCCTCCTGCCCTGCTTGTGACTGACTGTAAATACGTTATAGCTACTGCTAGCACAGCTGGCTACGCTACGAGAAAGGCGACATATAAGTATGTCATTAAATATCATCCCCCTGGCCCATTTTAGCCAGAGCATACAGCAGCTCAGGAGAAAACAGAGGGGATTCCTTTCAGTACGACCCATAGGTACGACCAGAGCCCTAGTGTACGACTATACTGACAGCCacagagaggagagaagagAAGCAAGAGCACTATCTCCGGGTTACTTCCGGGTTTGTTTACATCCGGTTTCGTTTCCCGTTCGTCGTCAATGTCAGACTGTTTTATGTTTCAATTTGTTTTAGGCTATTTATCCATCTCGATATATTACTTTCTTGTCTTTTTATACGCAAGGAAACGCACCTAATTTGGTTAATTAGAGGGGCTATCCAGTCAAACTATTATTTTGGACTTTAATATTAAAAAAAGATGTTCACTACAAGCGTGCATCTGTTGAAGGTTATCGTTTCAGAATAATTACCCCACATACTTAAAAAGTCATTGTATGGACTGATTGGAAAAAGGTAGTTACAAGTCATAGTAAAGTAGCTGGGGTCAGGTAATTCAAAaattatatgttaaaaaaaatcatagCAAAGTCATTGTAGCCTTTTGGAGAATCTCATCAGTGATGATCAAATGCATAGtaaagttgcatatttgtcataACAAGTTTTAGTTTAAAATGCCATTAAAAGTCATTCGAAAGTCTTAGTAGCCTATGTTATTAAAAGGGTAacatctaatttaaaaaaaggtatgcCATAAAGATATAATTAAAATAGTGAAGGTGTTTAAGAAGGTCATACAACGTTCATAACTCCTAAGGAAATGGCATAAAAAGTTGTTGTTCAGTATGccataaagaaagtacaatagTCAGAGTATTGTATGACATAAAAATATCATAGGTTATGttacaaaaaaaggaaaaaaaagtatagtaaACCATGAAAATGATATGGAAGCCTATGTATATAAAGCTATACAATAGGGTCATGTCATTATTCTGACAAACTGCACAGTCGGTTAATCTTTGGTTTATGTTGTTTCTGACACCCTTGGGTGGGCATAATTTAAAGCAGACACCGGTAAATGTGTTATTCTGACACGGTCTCTGGTGCCAAGAATGTGAGATAATGAAAATATTTATCAGATGAAAACCACTCCACTCAGCCTGTTTCATCTGAGCTAGAGAAACTCTCAGCTGGATGGCAGAAAGATGCTGAGGAATCCTTTCTCTGACCACAGATCCTGGTTCTGTGAAAAAAGGAAAGGAGCAAGAGATCTGCATATACAAAGACATTCATAAAAGTCACAGCGTTAAGAATCTAGCATTGCAGGCTTGTGGTTTTATACTGAATGTACAATACAGCTGCTGTTAATGGACAAACATGTTGGTAGCATAGGCCTTCACTTCATGCCCTGTTTAAATctgcaaataatacatgtttcatACATTTCTGCatttcaaatgtgttttgggCAAATTGTTCTGAAAGAAATCAAACATAAGAAACGAACAAAACCCAAATCCTTGTCTTAGGAACAAGGCTTTGTTTAAGCTGTAAGGTAAATTCAGCTCTGAAAACATTTACCACTCCACATGGCAGACATTCCACCACAGAGAAATGTAGTCAAatagtttatagaataaaatacaaaaacattcaTTTTACTCAAATATGCATAAACCGGAGAAACTGATAATGCTGCAGTGGTCTCTTAATTGTTTTCAGAGGTGTTTAAATCTAAATCGGTTTTGGGGTGTTTCTTGTTTTGAGTTATTTAAATAATAGGCCtaatcaaatcatatttttatataagggTTGGCTGCATACGAATATAAACAAGATTATACTTAAAACAAAGTCACTAAAAGAGTGTAGTTTAAGAATATCAGTGTTTTTTGGCTGCCTTCACTCAGGCCCTGCAGGAGCCAGGCCTGTCTGCCCGACTGAAAGCCCTTTCTCCTCCTCCGGACCCATGCTGCTCCCTCTTTATTTCGGCTTCTTTAAATGAGTTTATCACGCTATGAGGGTCTCCGCTGCCAAAATGTAACGTTTGGCCCCCTTTGTCTGTATGGAGAGCTTCAATTGAGTctacatttattattttgacCTTTCGGTAGCCTCAAAGAGGAGCTTCTTTTCGGGCCCTCTCTGCCGACTTTTGTGCTTCCCTGCCGAGTGAGGAGACGAGTTTTTTTCCCCTCCTTTTAAAAGTTTTGTTCCAGAGGGCTGACAAGAAAGAAAGCTCCAGGGGAATATTGAATGAAAATAAAAATCAATTAGGCCATGGCCTTCTGGAGATATGGGGCGCCGCCGTGTGAAGATCAGAGCGAGAGAAAAGGTGCCTTGCGATGGTTGGAGCGGAGAGATAAAGCGCACACTAACCACATTTGTTCTGGTCTTTTCTTTGAAGTCAAAAGTATCGTTTTAAGTGTTTCCAAATAGTTTCAACCAATAGTGATGCCCGAGATTTAAAATATAGCCCTGTAAGTCGTGTACAATTAACCACGAGTAGCCTACTTTTTTCAGTATAGGCTATATTTTCTGTTGGAGTAAATTATAATTAATCTAAATATAGGCTATAGTTTAATAACAGATCTTTATTAATTTTTTCCCAACAGACTATTAAACGTTTTTACAACCAGCCTTTTAATTATTTGATTGCGCAGTGGAAAACCTTGGCTATTATAATTTTAAGTAAATAAATCACATGTCAGTTATCCCTTCTGGTGACggttttttttgtaaaatagTGTTACAGACATATAGCATTTAAAAAACGACTTTCTTTTATTACCGCATCTCAATAATTATGATCTTTTGAAATAGTATTTTAATGACATGACCTTTTAACTGTCACTTCACTACTACGAGCCTTCAGACCGGTGCGTGTCAGTCCTGCTGGATTTATATCTGTCCAGTTTCTGTGCAGAAGAGCCCCCTCTGGTGGTGAGAGGAGCACGCCGATTGAACGCTGGGTGAACTGAATCCACTAGTCATTACATTCAAGTTACTTCTAAGTTTCAGACACTTTTTACCTAATTATACATCTCAATTCTCAAAAAGActgttaaatataaaatgagTTACAATGTAAATGATATGCAAATAATCTGCATTACCTAACATTATAAATATGTAGAAACATCCCAAGGTCTTAGACAGTTTGTTAATAAAGTCGATTtgattttcgaatcataaatctatcgatcataaatctatcgattcgatttatgatttcaaaaaatataaaagtagtgtagacatgtggagattattcgactgaacaaaacgtgatccgtctcttaaatgtgtgtcaaccacagaccttatttcgagctattttccaaaatcctatggagaaattgcattggtttattgtcgaaggaacccatgcacagcttacttccgggttttaggacgcgtcactgtggcactctataagCAGGCCCATCTTTCCATTTGTGTTAATTTCTCACTCACTGAGATTTATTTGTAAAATGTACAGAGAAGTGTATTGCCTTCAAAATGCAGACAAACATTTGAAAGGGaaaataaaaaggcagtcaagTCATTACAACTGATTCCTCCTATTGCACTCCGGCAGAGTTATAAAGTATTATTCAAATTCAAACGCCAGTGCACGTCTTGCACCCAGACTGCTTTTGATTTTAATACCAAACTTTACAAATAGAGCTTCAGTGTGATAAGACACTCCGGTGCAAACTCTTAGTACCAAATCCTAATTTAAACATCTTGTATGCTTCAATACAATCAGGATTTGTGCACCATTCAGTTTGTTGCAGATCGGAAATTATCCGCTGATATCAGGAACTTTGTGTTATTGGCCGAGCTCTTGGTCTGCTCTTTTCTAATTGTCCTGGAAATTGGCCTTTCTCTTCTCCACAAATGCTGTCATGCCTTCTTTACGATCCTCCTGCAGGggaaaacagacacacacatcatgactgaacggtcaaaataaaaataaattcctTTACTCGCTCTCAGGTGGGCTCTTCTACTCACTGTTGCAAAGGTAGCGTGGAATAAGCGCTTCTCCAAACGATTACCCTCAGCCAGAGTCAGTTCATAAGCTGCAATCACAAGTAGAACACATCAGACAATATATTaacatattcaatttaataggTTTAAGGATATTTAATAAAATGACTAGAAGATTAACTTTACACACCTGCGTTCACAGCTTCTTTAGCCATAGCCGACACCAGCTTGGAGTTGGCAGcaattttctcaccacatttCACAGCTTCCGACACCAACTGGTCGGCAGGATACACTTTACTCACCAGTCCTGGAAACACAACAAGCTACTGAATTAAGTATGACAAATATATGAAAATAGTATCTTATGTGtaacccgggtgtaaatagcattgttagctacggaaaCCCGGGTGCAAATAGCATCTGCCAAACGTTTTTCCCTATCCTTCTGGTGTTCCCAAAGTTTCCTCCAATCAGGTGTGGGTTTTACACCCTACTGCTAAGCTACTACAGCAGCACAAGGGAATTAAGTTATCAAAGAAACATTTCCATAAATGCCTATGCATCCAAAACAGTATCTAATGTGTAACCCGggtgcaaatagcattgttggCTACGGACACCCAGGTGCAAATAGCATCTGCCAAGTGTAATACCATCATTTCTGTTACCTGATTGCCGGGCGACTTCTGCATTAATTTTGTCTCCTGTAAGGACCAGCTCCATCGCCAGGGATTTTCCCACCGCACGCGTCAGCCGCTGGGTGCCCCCCGCTCCTGCAGGAAGACGAACATCATGAACTCCAAAAGCAAGAATCTGGTAAACTTTGCATAAGGAAGTCTAGTTTGAACAGGAAGGAAAGTGGATGCTTAAGGGTGTTTACCAGGAATGGTCCCCAACAGGATCTCTGGCTGGCCGAACTGCGCCTTCTCCCCGGCGTAAATGATGTCACACATCATCGCCAGCTCACAGCCTCCACCCAGCTGAAACAGAAACGTACATTATGAAACACAGAAACAATTACAGACAGAACACTCACTCTTCATTGTGTTATAGCCTATGGTCATAGCCCATTTACATGCTGTGCATCCTGGAATGATACTGGATTTGTTGTGTAAATAAGTTGCACTATTGAGCCGAAAGCGTGTGGACACTACTGCTTTTTTTGTCTCAAGTTGTTAAGCTGTTTTGTTGTTTGGGTTTGCTTTTTGTTAGGGTAATGAAAGTGTCCCAAAGTAAGTGGTATTTTGTTAATTATATCTAGATGTGCTGATAAATTCTGCTCTAAAAAGGGGGTATAACTGAAAGAAAACTCAGCTGAAATTAACGATCCAATGAAGgaaggaaaaaataaatagtggGAGATTAGAGAGGGAGAAAAATAGATTTGAGAGAGGAAATATAGGTGAAAGGGGGGACTAGAAGAACAGGTTAAATATTGAAAGATAAGAATACTAAAGATACACATGATAAGACATGTGGAGAAAACCTTGGAGCAGAAATAGTAAAACACATATCATtactttctattataaatgtttacaatccagtTGTCCTTTCCCCGTTTTGATTAGTCTCTCtccttttttttattctttgaaCAT
This genomic window contains:
- the LOC117459488 gene encoding uncharacterized protein; amino-acid sequence: MFRFSLIVCISLIFGVTAKPYKPWNKLPDEAFQDTVMSLDGEGKMSWRVEVEPPEDMDETDYDIDPEMKIWKSMTGGQEEQPLKAEEDLDELYHPSVVDLLKVEFQNRDALPAADIQADPWQEVANLNQEPEEDKDDVDHPGFGEAAPNEPEQDWDEVYHRVSEELAGYLASLVAGNKPVAEIRVSHSEPEKDELYHHHDQGSPAQKELLSREVAGESEVRVHFQPEEDMDDLYHKDLLKLIPHPADTEAAAPTNPNPFQRRHSQPEEDLDNLFHQ
- the fuom gene encoding LOW QUALITY PROTEIN: fucose mutarotase (The sequence of the model RefSeq protein was modified relative to this genomic sequence to represent the inferred CDS: inserted 4 bases in 2 codons; substituted 1 base at 1 genomic stop codon) codes for the protein MSAMWSEPGSVVRERIPQHLSAIQLRYSRTLGLWSYLWVVLKGIPSVXSPELLYALAKMGQGDDIYTRHTNFPTSSICACGPKXIRADGLEIPQLLKATSKLLPLDXYVPSPAPVMDLLKERCFEVHVWYTYSDLLNQAGSYVKKPVQRYDYTCSMFTSLKMKLNCHYASPDLLIRNYILSLKMQKHFRLHRETALYGNLILKKGVISPDLLVIHTRIHTLKVG
- the echs1 gene encoding enoyl-CoA hydratase, mitochondrial, translating into MAFLCRSAASLLNPSRAAPVVLSAARLYSSGAQYEYILVEKRGAKSDVGFIQLNRPKALNALCDGLMREVGQALDVFEADTEVGAIVITGSERAFAAGADIKEMQNRTFQECYGGNFLAHWNRVSTVKKPVIAAVNGFALGGGCELAMMCDIIYAGEKAQFGQPEILLGTIPGAGGTQRLTRAVGKSLAMELVLTGDKINAEVARQSGLVSKVYPADQLVSEAVKCGEKIAANSKLVSAMAKEAVNAAYELTLAEGNRLEKRLFHATFATEDRKEGMTAFVEKRKANFQDN